Proteins encoded together in one Stutzerimonas stutzeri window:
- a CDS encoding AraC family transcriptional regulator has protein sequence MSRKGQASLAQRSIPVMDALPRPLFARSESLAERTTTPRHSHPWAQLSYAISGVLRVHTERGRFLAPPQRAILMPPGLLHEVISSPQTEMRSLYIDQRAVPWTPAHCQVLAVSPLLRELIRAFGTLPVDYDEQGADGRLAAVILDQLRAAPELGYSLPWPDDVRLRGICEALYEQPDLSFSLAQWSEQLHISEKTLTRQFQRDTGLSFRAWRQRLRLLSALPLLERGQPVTDVALACGYDSTSAFIAAFGQQFGTTPGALARSPRP, from the coding sequence ATGTCGAGAAAAGGACAGGCCAGCCTCGCCCAGCGCAGCATCCCGGTCATGGATGCGCTGCCGCGACCGCTGTTCGCACGCAGCGAGTCCCTCGCCGAACGGACCACCACACCGCGCCACAGCCATCCCTGGGCACAGCTGTCCTACGCCATCAGCGGCGTGCTGCGCGTGCATACCGAGCGCGGGCGTTTTCTCGCCCCGCCACAGCGCGCCATCCTGATGCCGCCGGGCCTGCTGCATGAGGTAATCAGTTCGCCGCAGACCGAGATGCGCAGCCTGTACATCGACCAGCGCGCCGTGCCCTGGACGCCTGCGCATTGCCAGGTGCTGGCGGTGAGCCCGTTGCTGCGCGAACTGATCCGAGCATTCGGCACGCTGCCGGTGGACTACGACGAACAGGGCGCCGACGGCCGTCTGGCCGCGGTCATCCTCGACCAGCTACGCGCCGCCCCGGAGCTCGGCTACTCGCTGCCCTGGCCCGACGATGTACGCCTGCGCGGCATCTGCGAGGCACTGTATGAACAGCCGGACCTGTCCTTCAGCCTGGCGCAGTGGAGCGAGCAACTGCACATATCCGAGAAGACCCTGACCCGCCAGTTCCAGCGCGACACCGGCCTCAGCTTCCGCGCCTGGCGCCAGCGTTTGCGCCTGCTCAGCGCGCTGCCGTTGCTGGAGCGGGGCCAACCGGTCACCGACGTCGCTCTGGCCTGCGGCTACGACTCCACTTCGGCGTTCATCGCCGCATTCGGCCAACAGTTCGGCACTACGCCGGGTGCGCTAGCAAGGTCGCCGCGCCCGTAA
- a CDS encoding bile acid:sodium symporter family protein, with translation MARPRLLPDNFTLALLGAVAIATLLPARGQGVVVFEWITNLAIGLLFFMHGAKLSGSAILAGMGHWRLHLLVFSCTFVLFPLLGLALRPLLTPMIGAELYLGMLYLCALPATVQSAIAFTSLARGNIPAAVCSAAASSLIGIFLTPLLVLLLMGAQGEGGSTLDAIGKIVVQLLLPFIAGQIARRWIGDWVARNKGWLKNVDQSSILLVVYTAFSHAVVEGIWQQVPLPQLLGLVLACCLLLALALLSTWLIARWLGFDLEDRITILFAGSKKSLATGIPMAQVLFAGGALGTLILPLMLFHQIQLMVCAVLAQRYASRPETATVAKAG, from the coding sequence ATGGCCAGACCCCGCCTGCTACCGGACAATTTCACCCTCGCGCTGCTCGGCGCTGTGGCCATCGCCACGCTGCTGCCGGCGCGCGGGCAGGGCGTGGTGGTGTTCGAGTGGATCACCAATCTGGCCATCGGCCTGCTGTTCTTCATGCACGGCGCCAAGCTGTCGGGCAGCGCGATTCTCGCCGGCATGGGGCACTGGCGCCTGCATCTTTTGGTGTTCAGCTGCACCTTCGTGCTGTTCCCGCTGCTCGGCCTGGCGCTGCGCCCGCTGCTGACGCCGATGATCGGCGCCGAGCTCTACCTGGGCATGCTCTACCTATGCGCGCTGCCGGCCACGGTGCAGTCGGCCATCGCCTTCACATCGCTGGCGCGCGGCAATATCCCGGCGGCGGTATGCAGCGCGGCGGCTTCGAGCCTCATTGGCATCTTCCTCACGCCGCTGCTGGTGCTGCTGCTGATGGGCGCCCAGGGCGAAGGCGGCTCGACGCTGGATGCCATCGGCAAGATCGTCGTGCAGCTGCTGTTGCCGTTCATAGCCGGGCAGATCGCGCGGCGCTGGATTGGTGACTGGGTGGCGCGCAACAAGGGCTGGCTGAAGAATGTCGATCAGAGTTCCATCCTGCTGGTGGTCTATACCGCCTTTAGCCATGCGGTGGTCGAGGGCATCTGGCAGCAGGTGCCGCTGCCGCAGCTGCTGGGCCTGGTGCTGGCCTGCTGTCTGCTGCTGGCGCTGGCGTTGCTCAGCACCTGGTTGATCGCCCGCTGGCTGGGCTTCGACCTGGAAGACCGCATCACCATCCTCTTCGCCGGCTCGAAGAAGAGCCTCGCCACCGGCATCCCCATGGCGCAGGTGCTGTTCGCCGGCGGCGCGCTGGGCACGCTGATCCTGCCGTTGATGCTGTTCCACCAGATCCAGCTGATGGTCTGCGCGGTACTGGCGCAGCGCTATGCATCGCGACCGGAGACAGCAACGGTCGCAAAAGCCGGCTGA
- a CDS encoding DUF1127 domain-containing protein: MDRSLTRPYQATLHSRSWQQLLRLLQRWQRNYRTRQQLAQLDDRQLADVGISHSERAAELDKPFWR, translated from the coding sequence ATGGACCGCTCGCTGACCCGTCCATATCAGGCCACCCTCCATAGCCGCAGCTGGCAGCAACTGTTGCGGCTGCTGCAGCGCTGGCAACGCAACTACCGTACCCGCCAGCAACTGGCGCAGCTCGATGACCGCCAGCTCGCCGATGTCGGCATCAGTCACAGCGAGCGCGCCGCCGAACTGGACAAGCCGTTCTGGCGCTGA
- a CDS encoding NAD(P) transhydrogenase subunit alpha yields the protein MDLISDGIYNLIIFVLAIYVGYHVVWNVTPALHTPLMAVTNAISAIVIVGAMLAAALTVTPLGKAMGTLAVALAAVNVFGGFLVTRRMLEMFKKKDRSAAKAEGK from the coding sequence ATGGATCTGATTTCGGACGGCATCTACAACCTGATCATCTTCGTGCTGGCGATCTACGTCGGTTACCACGTGGTCTGGAACGTCACCCCGGCCCTGCACACGCCGCTGATGGCGGTCACCAATGCGATCTCGGCAATCGTCATCGTCGGCGCCATGCTGGCCGCCGCGCTCACCGTTACCCCGCTGGGCAAGGCCATGGGCACGCTCGCCGTGGCGCTGGCCGCGGTCAACGTGTTCGGGGGCTTCCTGGTCACCCGTCGCATGCTGGAAATGTTCAAGAAGAAGGACCGCAGCGCGGCCAAGGCGGAGGGCAAGTAA
- a CDS encoding NAD(P)(+) transhydrogenase (Re/Si-specific) subunit beta: MSMNLITLLYLVASVCFIQALKGLSHPTTSRRGNLFGMIGMGLAVLTTVGLIFKLGSELATAGIGYVIVGLLIGGSVGTVMAKRVEMTKMPELVAFMHSMIGLAAVFIAIAAVVEPQSLGIVEQIGYAIPVGNRLELFLGAAIGAITFSGSVIAFGKLSGKYKFRLFQGAPVVFKGQHMVNLAVGLAIVGLGLVYTFTGNLGAFAILVALAFVIGVLIIIPIGGADMPVVVSMLNSYSGWAAAGIGFSLNNSMLIIAGSLVGSSGAILSYIMCKAMNRSFFNVILGGFGADADAGGPAGAQLERNVKSGSADDAAFLLTNADTVIIVPGYGLAVARAQHALMELAEKLTHMGVTVKYAIHPVAGRMPGHMNVLLAEAEVPYEQVFEMEDINSEFGQADVVLVLGANDVVNPAAKNDPKSPIAGMPILEAYKAKTVIVNKRSMASGYAGLDNELFYMDKTMMVFGDAKKVVEDMVKAVD; the protein is encoded by the coding sequence ATGAGCATGAACCTGATCACCCTGCTCTATCTGGTCGCCTCGGTGTGCTTCATCCAGGCACTGAAGGGCCTTTCCCACCCCACCACCTCAAGACGCGGCAACCTGTTCGGCATGATCGGCATGGGGCTGGCCGTGCTCACCACGGTCGGCCTGATCTTCAAGCTCGGCAGCGAGCTGGCCACCGCCGGCATCGGCTACGTGATCGTCGGCCTGCTGATCGGCGGCAGCGTCGGCACCGTCATGGCCAAGCGCGTCGAGATGACCAAGATGCCCGAGCTGGTTGCCTTCATGCACAGCATGATCGGCCTGGCCGCGGTATTCATCGCGATTGCCGCGGTGGTCGAGCCGCAGTCGTTGGGCATCGTCGAGCAGATCGGCTACGCCATTCCCGTCGGTAACCGCCTGGAGCTGTTCCTCGGTGCGGCCATCGGTGCCATCACCTTCTCCGGTTCGGTGATCGCCTTCGGCAAGCTGTCCGGCAAGTACAAGTTCCGCCTGTTCCAGGGCGCTCCGGTGGTGTTCAAGGGCCAGCACATGGTCAACCTGGCCGTGGGCCTGGCGATCGTCGGCCTGGGCCTGGTCTACACCTTCACCGGCAACCTCGGCGCCTTTGCCATCCTGGTGGCGCTGGCGTTCGTCATCGGCGTGCTGATCATCATCCCCATCGGCGGTGCGGACATGCCGGTGGTGGTGTCGATGCTCAACAGCTACTCGGGCTGGGCGGCTGCCGGTATCGGCTTCTCGCTGAACAACTCGATGCTGATCATCGCCGGCTCGCTGGTAGGCTCGAGCGGCGCGATCCTCTCCTACATCATGTGCAAGGCGATGAACCGCTCGTTTTTCAACGTGATCCTCGGCGGCTTTGGCGCCGACGCCGATGCCGGCGGCCCGGCGGGCGCCCAGCTGGAGCGCAACGTGAAGTCCGGTTCGGCCGACGACGCCGCCTTCCTGCTGACCAACGCCGACACCGTGATCATCGTGCCCGGCTACGGCCTGGCGGTAGCCCGCGCGCAGCATGCGCTGATGGAGCTGGCCGAGAAGCTGACGCACATGGGCGTGACCGTGAAGTACGCGATCCACCCGGTCGCCGGCCGCATGCCGGGGCACATGAACGTGCTGCTGGCCGAAGCCGAGGTGCCCTACGAGCAGGTCTTCGAGATGGAGGACATCAACTCCGAGTTCGGCCAGGCCGACGTGGTGCTGGTGCTCGGCGCCAACGACGTGGTCAACCCGGCGGCCAAGAACGATCCGAAGTCGCCGATCGCCGGCATGCCGATCCTCGAGGCGTACAAGGCCAAGACGGTCATCGTCAACAAGCGCTCCATGGCCAGCGGCTACGCCGGCCTGGACAACGAGCTGTTCTACATGGACAAGACCATGATGGTCTTCGGCGACGCCAAGAAGGTCGTCGAGGACATGGTCAAGGCCGTGGACTGA
- a CDS encoding DUF2388 domain-containing protein, producing the protein MNKLLLAAPLALAVAAGAAQAQTLVATSNIVVRALDRSINFTSDVTSRISDMKVVVEAREDAASFVASAGEIRGAHLEAAIGTLRSEFPAARNASDLQLAEAILAL; encoded by the coding sequence ATGAACAAGCTATTGCTCGCCGCCCCGCTGGCGCTGGCCGTCGCCGCGGGCGCAGCCCAGGCGCAGACCCTCGTGGCCACCAGCAACATCGTCGTGCGTGCCCTGGACCGCAGCATCAACTTCACCTCCGACGTGACCAGCCGCATCAGTGACATGAAGGTCGTCGTCGAGGCCCGCGAAGACGCCGCCAGCTTCGTCGCCAGCGCCGGCGAGATCCGCGGTGCCCATCTGGAAGCGGCGATCGGCACCCTGCGCAGCGAGTTCCCCGCGGCGCGCAACGCCAGCGACCTGCAACTGGCCGAAGCCATCCTCGCGCTGTGA
- a CDS encoding DUF2388 domain-containing protein — MSRILLPFLAAGLLLSGAASAASFTATTDVVVGGLINTVDATSDLTSSLRDDKLVLDARDDAARFVASRGDLRGAHFEAALQHIRSQQPQLQASDLQLAEAILAL, encoded by the coding sequence ATGTCCCGAATCCTGCTTCCCTTCCTCGCCGCCGGCCTGCTGCTGAGTGGCGCTGCTTCGGCGGCCAGCTTCACCGCCACCACCGACGTGGTGGTCGGAGGCCTGATCAATACCGTCGATGCCACCTCGGACCTCACTTCATCCCTGCGTGACGACAAGCTGGTGCTCGACGCCCGCGACGACGCCGCACGCTTTGTCGCCAGCCGTGGCGATCTGCGCGGCGCCCATTTCGAGGCGGCGCTGCAGCACATTCGCAGCCAGCAGCCGCAATTGCAGGCCAGCGATCTGCAGCTGGCCGAGGCGATACTCGCCCTTTGA
- a CDS encoding DUF4105 domain-containing protein, protein MTRLGAWLLASGLSLASIAAHAELRLVLDARTLDAEQRAASQALLDEAMAALPPRLVQSLDREVRVQWRDNLPEQAYGRAGGKRLELNRRLLPALTDGSAAEEKTNRPHGTVRRELLATVIHEVAHLYDRARLWSPDQHLLQGHCRQRASNLGQIGLPDDCRGQTDRRFTLSDDPRLLDLAGWPQRVGKRGLREQDNAQLARSPDPYELTSPLEFVAVNLEYFLLDPSYACRRPSLHRYFSEHFGWAPEPADCTPGYPFLNAGREFGRTPLLSLDPARVYEVDYLFAEANDAWVSRWGHSMLRLVICAPGREPGPACRLDLDHHLVLSFRAFVDDVQLSSWDGLTGVYPSRLFILPLGQVIDEYTKVELRGLASVPLKLHPEEIRQLVERSAELHWSYDGDYYFLSNNCAVETLKLLRSGTARSDLVALDSIMPNGLLEVLIHRGLADASVLDDTREALRLGYRFDSYRDRYQAMFAVLKERLGLPQHNVEQWLELDAAERQPWIDRADLRAAAALLLVEQAALRRQLLLAQDELKNRYLGGRGRDASLNKADGALQEILASSGYLSRPAELLDGDGYGLPQTREWTRLERESEQRQLRLNQLTEELDQEVRVLLGDERREELEAIEVNLAQIGERLRGLHKAGGGLELP, encoded by the coding sequence GTGACCCGCCTCGGCGCCTGGCTGCTGGCGAGCGGCCTGAGCCTGGCCAGCATCGCGGCTCATGCCGAGCTGCGCCTGGTTCTCGACGCACGCACGCTGGACGCTGAGCAACGCGCCGCCAGCCAGGCGCTGCTGGACGAAGCCATGGCCGCCCTGCCCCCGCGCCTGGTGCAGAGCCTCGATCGCGAGGTGCGCGTGCAATGGCGCGACAACCTGCCGGAACAGGCCTATGGCCGCGCCGGCGGCAAGCGCCTGGAACTCAACCGTCGCCTGCTGCCGGCGCTCACCGACGGCAGCGCTGCCGAGGAAAAGACCAATCGTCCCCACGGCACGGTACGCCGCGAGCTGCTCGCCACCGTCATTCATGAAGTGGCGCATCTGTACGATCGCGCGCGCCTGTGGTCGCCGGATCAACACCTGCTGCAGGGCCATTGCCGTCAGCGCGCCAGCAATCTCGGGCAGATCGGCCTGCCGGACGACTGCCGCGGGCAGACCGACCGCCGCTTCACCCTCAGCGATGATCCGCGCCTGCTCGACCTGGCCGGCTGGCCGCAACGGGTCGGCAAGCGCGGCCTGCGCGAACAGGACAACGCGCAGCTGGCGCGCAGTCCCGACCCGTACGAGCTGACCAGCCCGCTGGAGTTCGTCGCGGTGAACCTCGAGTACTTCCTGCTCGACCCCAGCTACGCCTGCCGCCGCCCATCCCTGCACCGCTATTTCAGCGAGCACTTCGGCTGGGCACCGGAGCCTGCCGACTGCACGCCGGGCTACCCCTTCCTCAACGCCGGTCGCGAGTTCGGCCGCACGCCCCTGTTGAGCCTTGACCCTGCACGTGTCTACGAGGTCGACTACCTGTTCGCCGAAGCCAACGACGCCTGGGTCAGCCGCTGGGGCCATAGCATGCTGCGCCTGGTTATCTGCGCGCCCGGCCGCGAGCCCGGCCCCGCTTGTCGACTGGATCTGGACCACCATCTGGTGTTGTCCTTCCGCGCCTTCGTCGATGACGTGCAGCTCTCCAGCTGGGACGGCCTCACCGGCGTCTACCCCTCGCGGCTGTTCATTCTGCCGCTGGGCCAGGTGATCGACGAATACACCAAGGTGGAGCTGCGCGGGCTGGCCTCGGTGCCCTTGAAACTGCACCCCGAAGAGATTCGCCAGCTGGTCGAGCGCAGCGCCGAACTGCACTGGAGCTACGACGGCGACTACTACTTCCTGTCCAACAACTGCGCGGTGGAAACCCTGAAACTGCTGCGCAGCGGCACGGCACGCAGCGACCTGGTCGCACTGGACAGCATCATGCCCAACGGGCTGCTGGAAGTGCTGATCCACCGCGGCCTGGCCGACGCCAGCGTGCTCGACGACACCCGCGAGGCGCTGCGCCTGGGCTACCGCTTCGACTCCTACCGCGACCGCTACCAGGCCATGTTCGCCGTGCTCAAGGAACGCCTGGGCCTACCCCAGCACAATGTCGAGCAGTGGCTGGAGCTCGACGCGGCCGAGCGCCAGCCATGGATCGACCGCGCCGACCTGCGTGCCGCCGCCGCCCTGCTGCTGGTCGAACAGGCCGCCCTGCGCCGCCAGCTGCTCCTGGCCCAGGACGAGCTGAAGAACCGCTACCTCGGCGGCCGCGGCCGCGACGCCAGCCTGAACAAGGCTGACGGCGCGCTGCAGGAAATCCTCGCCAGCAGCGGCTACCTCAGCCGCCCGGCCGAACTGCTCGACGGCGACGGCTACGGCCTGCCCCAAACCCGCGAATGGACCCGCCTGGAACGCGAAAGCGAACAACGCCAACTGCGCCTGAACCAGCTGACCGAAGAACTGGACCAGGAAGTCCGGGTGCTGCTGGGCGATGAGCGACGCGAGGAACTCGAAGCGATCGAAGTGAACCTGGCCCAGATCGGCGAGCGACTGCGCGGGTTGCACAAGGCAGGGGGTGGGTTGGAGTTGCCGTGA
- a CDS encoding DUF2388 domain-containing protein — translation MRSFSIALLLFGCSAGSAMAFDVTTAAVVRTSYVSSQLTSAPFDNKLIAEAREDAAGFVASEGQLVAARLQAALSRLRQEHPELAASDLELAEAILVQ, via the coding sequence ATGCGTTCGTTTTCCATCGCCCTTCTGCTGTTCGGCTGCAGCGCCGGCTCCGCCATGGCGTTCGATGTCACCACCGCCGCCGTCGTGCGTACCAGCTACGTCAGCAGCCAGCTCACCAGCGCTCCCTTCGACAACAAGCTGATCGCCGAGGCCCGTGAAGATGCGGCGGGCTTCGTAGCCAGCGAGGGGCAGCTCGTTGCGGCACGCCTGCAGGCCGCCCTGTCGCGTCTGCGCCAGGAACATCCGGAGCTTGCCGCCAGCGACCTGGAACTGGCCGAAGCCATCCTCGTCCAATAA
- a CDS encoding DUF4123 domain-containing protein produces the protein MSAPMPNGNGAILLDGARYESATAWLYQCFPSHQPRPLLLGTAYEPIADAGPILLDAPAGSMAYDAWQHGTEIKDGLWLESDASMDDLQHILQRRLRIFTPEHRELWLRLGDARPLYQAWQRERQWPVGFWHRISRIWLHHEGTIFCAWQNEQPEKDGAPAELDLAAQMTLDWRLLEALAAQDDTAQEALL, from the coding sequence ATGAGCGCCCCAATGCCCAATGGAAACGGTGCCATTCTGCTCGACGGCGCTCGTTACGAGAGTGCGACGGCGTGGCTTTATCAGTGCTTCCCTAGCCATCAACCAAGACCGTTATTGCTCGGTACGGCCTATGAACCCATAGCGGACGCTGGCCCGATTTTGCTGGATGCTCCGGCTGGCAGCATGGCCTATGACGCCTGGCAACACGGAACCGAAATCAAGGATGGTCTCTGGCTGGAAAGCGATGCTTCGATGGACGATCTGCAGCACATACTGCAGCGCCGCCTGCGCATCTTTACCCCAGAACATCGCGAACTCTGGCTACGCCTGGGTGACGCCCGGCCTCTGTATCAGGCATGGCAGCGCGAAAGGCAATGGCCGGTGGGATTCTGGCACCGTATCTCACGCATCTGGCTTCATCACGAAGGCACAATCTTCTGTGCCTGGCAGAACGAACAGCCCGAGAAAGACGGCGCGCCAGCTGAACTAGATCTCGCCGCGCAAATGACGCTCGACTGGCGACTGCTGGAAGCACTTGCCGCACAGGACGACACGGCACAGGAGGCTCTTCTATGA
- a CDS encoding toxin VasX translates to MTAQTPAPSSLTVAGCPLLSAVLPLRYALGPTLTVDTSAYGLPAVQGDFPAIGDYFEPLKGRPLNYTARLLRDGWLYVWQSGLKQLVEYRVSAAAFTQTARGGKVIDGCSLPYLLLPAGTPAMLAWSPRQWSDSQFNSAKGKEDVRQRVMRTITPGAAPFSGQARTIHERIGDYMDANWYGWSCEPSTSHRPAWPKLLDDMQRCEQQAYALIDDPWGVLLDLAKLLRARQQAFEVTREIHGEDWAMAGVLKSLAEGDPQIGGQLRSITNYRKLQTTWQQQTQEEEDYSADVRRISELWSAWLNTLAQRGPASLDTACGHFDITQPDPRAELELHFAAACLGPATTGPGAKAIANALTLQQQEGKPWLVWALLGLGKRLGVGELNSLVGLADGARDNGASALNEARRLAQLLNQAADKLGRHILGSPLEALFTALAPIVGLGLQKADDGSKAAGRLYLAAALARSQQRLAIEAVSQRQLGEWMSDLMGTRPNLPARLKPTQLSVAVSEALPFFRLLPAKDLPPLPTHMAADVDLKRMLDLGKGTLERAPIKCLVALMAGVNFIWGGLQLTEKQSGKNWLIFAGGFFGVSSAIAATLQKVSEVDWEAAVKLNGATHIASQKALADALGVGAKASILQSVTSGFDVLVYGIEALEAYKAGDLDTSAINAGLTLASAASLRLYVQSFRAIRAARAAVIAGEAAVIGRGVSVAPHLAARALGWTILIVGGVIARQYTQDTPLEAWVKGTRFGTRPADWSNSYEMSMTEFYKVVFPISFEAYRLNELNPYRGMQTITYVLLRLPGKSALTDDMIHFKGHETWGSFFGFGGTRKTVEWTGKDFDHHGGTRIKTEPGVAVYRRVYHEENGDNLDAIRGELSYSPVEGITLPAIEIKELAWL, encoded by the coding sequence ATGACTGCCCAAACTCCCGCCCCATCCAGCTTGACGGTCGCTGGATGCCCCCTGCTCAGTGCTGTACTCCCGCTACGCTATGCGCTCGGCCCGACCCTGACAGTGGATACCAGCGCCTATGGCTTGCCAGCTGTACAGGGAGACTTTCCTGCAATAGGTGATTACTTCGAGCCACTCAAGGGCCGTCCGCTGAACTACACCGCCCGCCTGTTACGCGATGGCTGGCTGTACGTCTGGCAGAGCGGCCTAAAACAATTGGTCGAATACCGTGTCAGCGCGGCTGCCTTTACCCAAACAGCTCGCGGCGGCAAAGTCATCGACGGGTGTAGCCTGCCCTATTTACTCCTTCCCGCAGGAACACCGGCCATGCTGGCGTGGTCGCCTCGCCAGTGGAGCGATAGCCAGTTCAATTCAGCCAAGGGAAAAGAGGATGTACGTCAGCGCGTGATGCGCACCATCACCCCTGGAGCAGCACCTTTCAGCGGTCAAGCACGCACGATTCACGAACGTATCGGCGACTACATGGACGCCAACTGGTATGGCTGGAGTTGTGAACCCTCAACCAGTCACCGTCCAGCCTGGCCAAAGCTGCTCGACGACATGCAGCGCTGCGAGCAACAAGCCTATGCTTTGATCGACGATCCGTGGGGCGTATTGCTGGATCTGGCCAAGCTGCTTCGCGCTCGCCAGCAGGCATTCGAGGTGACGCGTGAAATCCATGGTGAAGACTGGGCCATGGCAGGCGTACTCAAATCTCTGGCAGAAGGCGACCCGCAAATCGGCGGCCAACTGCGCAGCATCACCAATTACCGCAAGCTACAAACTACCTGGCAGCAGCAAACGCAAGAGGAGGAAGATTACAGCGCCGATGTGCGCCGCATCAGCGAGCTTTGGTCAGCCTGGCTAAATACCCTAGCTCAGCGCGGCCCTGCCAGCCTGGATACTGCCTGTGGCCATTTCGACATCACCCAACCCGATCCACGTGCGGAGTTAGAACTCCACTTTGCTGCAGCCTGCCTTGGCCCGGCGACAACCGGCCCAGGGGCCAAAGCCATAGCCAATGCTCTAACACTCCAGCAGCAAGAGGGTAAACCCTGGCTGGTTTGGGCATTACTGGGTTTGGGCAAACGCCTCGGGGTCGGTGAGCTCAATTCCCTGGTAGGGCTGGCTGACGGCGCAAGAGACAACGGTGCGAGCGCGCTGAACGAAGCCCGCAGACTAGCGCAATTGCTGAACCAGGCAGCCGATAAACTGGGCCGACATATTCTGGGTTCGCCATTGGAAGCCCTGTTCACAGCGCTCGCTCCCATCGTCGGCTTGGGCCTGCAGAAAGCCGACGACGGCTCCAAGGCCGCCGGGCGCCTCTACCTCGCCGCGGCTCTGGCGCGAAGCCAGCAGCGCCTGGCTATCGAGGCCGTCAGTCAGCGGCAACTCGGCGAATGGATGAGCGATCTGATGGGCACACGCCCTAATCTGCCAGCCCGTCTAAAACCCACACAACTCAGTGTTGCAGTCAGCGAGGCACTGCCGTTCTTCCGCCTGCTACCGGCCAAGGACTTGCCGCCCCTGCCTACCCACATGGCGGCGGATGTCGACCTCAAGAGGATGCTCGACCTCGGCAAAGGAACGCTAGAAAGAGCACCTATCAAATGCCTGGTAGCGCTGATGGCAGGGGTGAATTTTATATGGGGCGGGTTACAGCTAACTGAAAAGCAGTCGGGGAAAAATTGGCTGATTTTTGCGGGAGGATTTTTTGGAGTTTCTAGTGCAATAGCAGCGACCTTGCAAAAAGTTTCTGAAGTCGACTGGGAAGCAGCAGTCAAGCTCAATGGGGCCACGCACATTGCTTCACAGAAAGCTTTGGCTGATGCACTGGGGGTAGGCGCTAAAGCATCGATCCTACAATCGGTGACCTCGGGCTTCGACGTATTGGTCTACGGCATCGAGGCGCTGGAGGCCTACAAAGCCGGCGACTTAGACACCTCAGCCATCAATGCCGGATTGACCCTGGCCTCCGCCGCTAGCCTGCGTCTTTACGTGCAGAGCTTCCGGGCTATACGTGCCGCCCGTGCTGCGGTCATCGCTGGCGAGGCTGCGGTCATAGGCCGCGGCGTCAGCGTGGCGCCACACCTGGCCGCCCGCGCTCTGGGGTGGACCATCCTGATCGTCGGCGGAGTAATTGCCCGCCAATACACCCAGGACACACCTCTTGAAGCCTGGGTCAAAGGTACCCGATTCGGCACCCGGCCTGCCGATTGGTCGAACAGCTACGAAATGTCGATGACCGAGTTTTACAAGGTAGTATTCCCCATCAGCTTCGAGGCTTACCGTCTCAATGAATTGAATCCATATAGGGGCATGCAAACCATCACCTACGTCTTGCTAAGGCTGCCAGGCAAGAGCGCGCTGACTGATGACATGATCCATTTCAAAGGGCACGAAACCTGGGGCAGCTTCTTCGGCTTTGGCGGCACACGCAAAACCGTGGAATGGACCGGGAAGGACTTCGATCACCACGGCGGCACACGGATCAAAACCGAACCTGGTGTGGCCGTCTACCGTCGCGTGTATCACGAAGAGAACGGTGACAACCTCGATGCCATACGTGGCGAACTGAGCTATTCGCCCGTCGAGGGAATAACCCTACCTGCCATAGAAATCAAGGAGCTCGCATGGTTGTAA
- a CDS encoding NAD(P)H-dependent oxidoreductase, whose product MKKILLLNGGKAFAHSAGQYNATLHQAAIETLMAAGFEVRTTEIDAGYDVQQEVEKILWADALIYQMPGWWMGAPWTVKKYLDEVFTAGHGSLYANDGRTRSDASQKYGSGGLLQGKRYMISATWNAPQQAFDDPSDFFAGKGVDSVYLPFHKANEFLGMQGLPTFLCVDVMKRPQVEADVERYRRHLGEVFGFSV is encoded by the coding sequence ATGAAGAAGATTCTGCTACTCAACGGCGGCAAGGCCTTCGCCCATTCCGCCGGCCAGTACAACGCAACGCTGCACCAGGCAGCCATCGAAACCCTCATGGCGGCCGGCTTCGAGGTGCGCACCACCGAGATCGATGCCGGTTACGACGTGCAGCAGGAGGTCGAAAAGATCCTCTGGGCCGACGCGCTGATCTATCAGATGCCCGGCTGGTGGATGGGCGCACCCTGGACGGTGAAGAAATACCTGGACGAGGTGTTCACCGCCGGCCACGGCAGTCTTTACGCCAACGACGGCCGCACCCGCTCCGACGCCTCGCAGAAGTACGGCAGCGGCGGTCTGCTTCAGGGCAAACGCTACATGATCTCCGCCACCTGGAATGCGCCGCAGCAGGCCTTCGACGACCCCAGCGATTTCTTCGCCGGCAAGGGCGTGGATTCCGTCTACCTGCCGTTTCACAAGGCCAACGAGTTTCTCGGCATGCAGGGTCTGCCGACCTTCCTGTGTGTCGACGTGATGAAGCGGCCGCAGGTCGAGGCGGATGTCGAGCGCTATCGCCGGCACCTGGGTGAGGTGTTCGGCTTCAGCGTCTGA